In the genome of Mycobacterium kansasii ATCC 12478, one region contains:
- the xseA gene encoding exodeoxyribonuclease VII large subunit has protein sequence MTRASDANSAENPFPVRAVAIRVASWIDRLGTVWVEGQLAQITMRPNSKTVFMVLRDPAADMSLNVTCPRDLILGAPVKLTEGTQVVVCGKPSFYTGRGTFSLRLSEIRAVGIGELLARIERLRRLLDAEGLFDPRLKRPIPFLPNMIGLITGRASAAERDVTTVAATRWPAVRFAVRNTAVQGPNAVVQIVEALRDLDRHFEVDVIVLARGGGSVEDLLPFSDETLCRAISACRTPVISAVGHEPDNPLCDLVADLRAATPTDAAKRVVPDTAAEQRLIVDLRRRSAQALRNWVSREERALAHLRNRPVLADPLKALTARHDEIQRARSAVRRDINRLIAAETERVGHLSARLTTLGPAATLARGYAVVQRLSAAGQPTGVLRSVHDAPAGTRLRVRVADGAIAALSEGHTDGC, from the coding sequence GTGACCCGGGCTTCCGACGCGAACTCGGCCGAGAATCCGTTCCCGGTCCGCGCGGTAGCCATCCGGGTCGCGAGCTGGATCGATCGACTGGGCACGGTCTGGGTCGAGGGGCAGCTGGCCCAGATCACCATGCGGCCCAACTCCAAGACGGTGTTCATGGTGCTGCGTGACCCGGCAGCCGACATGTCGCTGAACGTCACCTGTCCCCGTGATCTGATACTGGGCGCGCCGGTGAAATTGACCGAGGGCACCCAGGTGGTGGTCTGTGGCAAGCCTTCGTTCTACACCGGGCGCGGCACATTCTCACTGCGGCTCAGTGAGATTCGGGCCGTAGGCATCGGCGAGCTACTGGCCCGCATCGAACGGCTACGGCGGCTGCTAGACGCCGAGGGCCTCTTCGATCCGCGGCTCAAGCGCCCAATACCGTTCCTACCCAACATGATTGGACTTATCACCGGCCGGGCGAGCGCGGCCGAGCGGGATGTGACGACGGTGGCCGCGACACGCTGGCCCGCGGTGCGGTTCGCGGTGCGCAACACCGCCGTGCAGGGGCCCAACGCCGTCGTGCAGATCGTCGAGGCGCTGCGCGATCTCGATCGCCACTTCGAGGTCGACGTGATCGTGCTGGCCCGCGGCGGTGGCAGTGTCGAAGACCTGCTGCCGTTCTCCGACGAGACGCTGTGCCGCGCCATATCGGCCTGCCGCACACCGGTGATCAGCGCGGTCGGTCACGAACCCGACAACCCGCTCTGCGACCTGGTCGCCGATCTGCGGGCCGCCACCCCCACCGACGCGGCCAAGAGAGTCGTTCCCGATACCGCCGCCGAACAACGGTTGATCGTCGACCTGCGCCGGCGCAGCGCGCAAGCGCTGCGCAACTGGGTGTCTCGTGAGGAGCGGGCACTGGCCCACCTGCGCAACCGCCCGGTGCTAGCCGACCCACTGAAGGCGCTCACCGCGCGCCACGACGAAATTCAGCGGGCCCGCTCCGCAGTTCGCCGCGACATCAACCGGTTGATCGCTGCCGAGACCGAAAGGGTCGGCCACCTTTCGGCACGATTGACCACGCTGGGGCCGGCGGCCACGCTCGCCCGCGGCTATGCCGTTGTGCAAAGGCTTTCGGCCGCCGGACAACCGACCGGGGTGCTGCGGTCGGTCCATGACGCGCCAGCGGGCACCAGGCTGCGGGTGCGGGTTGCCGACGGCGCCATTGCGGCGCTAAGCGAAGGACATACCGATGGCTGCTGA
- a CDS encoding exodeoxyribonuclease VII small subunit, which produces MAADENGENHDGNGSITPISQLGYEACRDELIEVVRLLEQGGLDLDTSLKLWERGEQLAKRCEEHLAGARQRVTDALAAGAASDD; this is translated from the coding sequence ATGGCTGCTGACGAAAACGGCGAAAACCACGACGGGAACGGCTCCATTACACCCATTAGTCAGCTCGGCTATGAAGCGTGCCGCGACGAACTGATCGAGGTCGTGCGGCTGCTGGAACAGGGCGGCCTGGACCTCGATACGTCGCTGAAGCTTTGGGAAAGAGGCGAGCAACTCGCCAAAAGGTGTGAGGAGCACTTAGCTGGCGCTCGGCAACGGGTAACCGATGCGCTGGCGGCCGGCGCGGCTTCGGACGACTAG
- a CDS encoding 3-beta-hydroxysteroid dehydrogenase yields MLRRMGDASLTTELGRVLVTGGSGFVGANLVTTLLERGYQVRSFDRAPSPLPPHPKLEVLQGDITDAATCATAVDGIDTIFHTAAIIELMGGASVTDEYRKRSFAVNVGGTENLVHGGQRAGVKRFVYTSSNSVVMGGQNIAGGDETMPYTSRFNDLYTETKVAAERFVLSQNGVDGMLTCAIRPSGIWGRGDQTMFRKLFESVVKGQVKVLVGRKSARLDNSYVDNLIHGFILAAQHLVPGGTAPGQAYFINDAEPINMFEFARPVVTACGESWPRIRVSGRLVRDLMSAWQWLHFRFGLPKPPLEPLAVERLYLDNYFSIAKAQRDLGYRPLFTTEQALAECLPYYKDLFEQVKAAAKPHLVSVVDAAPPE; encoded by the coding sequence ATGCTTCGCCGCATGGGTGATGCATCGTTGACAACTGAACTCGGCCGCGTCCTGGTAACCGGCGGCTCAGGCTTCGTCGGGGCCAACCTGGTTACCACGCTGCTGGAGCGGGGATACCAGGTGCGTTCCTTCGACCGCGCGCCGTCGCCGCTGCCCCCGCACCCGAAGCTCGAGGTGCTGCAGGGTGATATCACCGACGCGGCCACCTGCGCCACCGCAGTTGACGGCATCGACACGATTTTCCACACCGCCGCAATCATCGAGCTGATGGGCGGCGCATCGGTAACCGACGAATACCGGAAGCGCAGCTTCGCGGTCAACGTCGGCGGCACCGAGAACCTGGTGCACGGCGGGCAGCGGGCGGGGGTAAAGCGGTTCGTCTACACCTCCTCCAACAGCGTGGTGATGGGTGGCCAGAATATTGCCGGTGGCGACGAGACGATGCCCTACACCAGCCGGTTCAACGACCTCTACACCGAGACGAAGGTGGCCGCCGAGCGATTCGTGTTGTCGCAGAACGGCGTTGACGGCATGCTTACCTGCGCTATCCGGCCCAGCGGCATCTGGGGCCGCGGCGACCAGACGATGTTCCGCAAGCTGTTCGAAAGCGTGGTCAAGGGCCAGGTCAAGGTGCTGGTCGGCCGCAAATCGGCCCGGCTGGACAACTCCTACGTGGACAACCTGATTCACGGTTTCATTCTGGCCGCGCAGCACTTGGTCCCCGGCGGAACCGCGCCCGGGCAGGCGTACTTCATCAACGACGCCGAGCCAATCAACATGTTCGAGTTCGCCCGGCCTGTCGTCACCGCGTGTGGCGAAAGCTGGCCGCGGATAAGGGTATCCGGCCGCCTGGTGCGCGACCTGATGTCGGCGTGGCAGTGGCTGCACTTCCGGTTCGGGCTGCCGAAGCCGCCACTGGAACCCCTTGCGGTGGAGCGGCTTTACCTCGACAACTACTTTTCGATCGCCAAGGCGCAGCGTGATCTGGGCTACCGGCCGCTGTTCACCACCGAGCAGGCCTTGGCCGAATGCCTGCCCTACTACAAAGACCTTTTCGAACAGGTCAAGGCCGCAGCCAAACCCCATCTGGTATCCGTGGTCGACGCGGCACCACCGGAGTAG
- a CDS encoding flavin-containing monooxygenase — protein sequence MSPQRADLRFVIIGAGMAGVLAAIKLREAGFTNVSVYEKAERLGGTWRENTYPGIACDVPAHLYTYSFAPNPEWSHAFAPGPEILAYFDGVARRYGVEELVRYGREVRRLEHDGSRWRIETSIGERDEADVVIAATGVLHHPRYPDINGLNEFGGSIFHSARWDHSVPLEGMRVGVVGTGSSAVQISGAIAEVVRELHLFQRTPQWILPVDNPPVDEAGRARYRSDPAALTRLRAQLNRDFIQNFANAVVDADSQALKTLQRVARTNLEDSVADPGLREKLRPDYRAGCKRLIISGNFYQAIQRPNAHLVTEGIDRVEPDGIRTIDGTLHRLDMLVLATGFRVDRFLRPMEVVGRGGVRLDDVWGQRPFAYLSVSVPGFPNLFMLNGPNGPVGNFSLIDVAEAQMAYLLQLFELLADGRCSQISATRESTARFEADRIEAAKKTVWVTGCRSWYLDDRGVPVAWPWTFTRFRDVMARPALEDYELR from the coding sequence ATGAGCCCGCAGCGGGCTGACCTGCGCTTCGTCATCATCGGCGCCGGAATGGCCGGGGTGTTGGCCGCCATCAAGCTGCGCGAGGCCGGCTTCACCAATGTCAGCGTGTACGAGAAGGCCGAGCGGCTGGGCGGAACCTGGCGGGAGAACACCTACCCCGGGATCGCCTGCGATGTGCCGGCACACCTGTACACCTACAGCTTCGCTCCGAACCCGGAGTGGAGTCATGCGTTCGCGCCCGGGCCGGAGATTCTGGCGTATTTCGATGGCGTCGCACGCCGCTACGGCGTCGAGGAACTGGTCCGCTACGGCCGCGAGGTGCGCCGCCTCGAACACGACGGAAGTCGTTGGCGCATCGAGACATCTATCGGCGAACGCGACGAGGCCGACGTCGTCATCGCCGCCACCGGCGTGTTGCATCACCCGCGCTACCCAGATATCAACGGGCTCAACGAATTCGGTGGCAGCATCTTCCACAGCGCCCGCTGGGACCACAGCGTGCCGCTGGAAGGCATGCGAGTCGGTGTGGTCGGCACGGGCTCGTCGGCGGTGCAGATCTCCGGCGCCATCGCCGAAGTCGTGCGCGAGCTGCATCTGTTCCAGCGCACCCCGCAGTGGATCCTGCCGGTCGACAACCCGCCCGTCGACGAGGCCGGGCGGGCACGCTACCGGTCCGACCCGGCGGCGCTGACCCGGCTGCGCGCCCAGCTGAACCGGGACTTCATCCAAAACTTCGCCAACGCGGTCGTCGACGCCGACTCGCAGGCGCTGAAGACGCTGCAACGGGTGGCCCGCACCAACCTCGAGGACAGCGTCGCCGACCCCGGGCTGCGGGAAAAGCTACGGCCCGACTACCGCGCCGGGTGCAAGCGCCTGATCATCTCCGGCAACTTCTACCAGGCGATCCAGCGGCCCAACGCCCATCTGGTCACCGAGGGCATCGACCGCGTCGAGCCCGACGGGATACGCACCATCGACGGAACGCTGCATCGCCTCGACATGCTGGTGCTGGCCACCGGTTTTCGGGTAGATCGTTTCCTGCGCCCCATGGAGGTGGTCGGCCGCGGCGGTGTGCGTCTCGACGATGTGTGGGGACAGCGGCCGTTCGCCTACTTGTCGGTGTCGGTGCCCGGTTTCCCCAACCTGTTCATGCTCAATGGACCCAACGGGCCGGTAGGCAACTTCTCGCTGATCGACGTCGCCGAGGCCCAGATGGCTTATCTTTTACAGCTTTTCGAGCTGCTGGCCGATGGTCGGTGTAGCCAGATCAGCGCCACCCGCGAGTCGACGGCGCGCTTCGAGGCCGACCGTATTGAAGCGGCGAAAAAGACGGTGTGGGTGACCGGTTGCCGCAGCTGGTATCTCGACGACCGCGGCGTTCCGGTGGCGTGGCCGTGGACGTTCACCCGGTTCCGCGACGTCATGGCGCGTCCCGCCCTCGAGGACTACGAGCTCCGATAG
- a CDS encoding zinc-dependent alcohol dehydrogenase yields MSSNAPTSRALVLEAPRRLVVRELAVPEIGADDALVRVEACGLCGTDHEQYTGALSGGFAFVPGHETVGIIEAIGPQAARRWGVAAGDRVAVEVFQSCRQCPNCLAGEYRRCERHGLADMYGFIPVDRAPGLWGGYAEYQYLAPDSMVLPVPAGLDPAVASLFNPLGAGIRWGATLPGTGAGDVVAVLGPGVRGLCAAAAAKEAGAGFVMLTGLGPRDADRLALAPQFGVDLAVDVAADDPVAALHDATGGLADVVVDVTAKAPAAFAQAIALARPAGTVVVAGTRGLGAGAPGFSPDLVVFKELRILGALGVDATAYRAALALLASGRYPFESLPRRCVRLDDAEELLATMAGERAGLPPVHGVLTP; encoded by the coding sequence GTGAGCTCCAACGCCCCGACATCGCGAGCCTTGGTCCTGGAGGCGCCGCGCCGCCTGGTTGTCCGGGAGCTTGCGGTGCCGGAGATCGGCGCTGACGACGCGCTGGTGCGGGTGGAAGCCTGCGGATTGTGCGGCACCGACCACGAGCAGTACACCGGAGCGCTGAGCGGCGGCTTCGCGTTCGTTCCCGGTCACGAAACCGTCGGGATCATCGAGGCGATCGGGCCGCAGGCGGCCCGGCGCTGGGGCGTGGCCGCCGGCGACCGGGTGGCGGTCGAGGTGTTCCAGTCGTGCCGACAGTGCCCGAACTGCCTCGCCGGTGAGTACCGGCGCTGCGAACGCCACGGTCTGGCCGACATGTACGGCTTCATCCCGGTGGACCGCGCACCCGGCCTGTGGGGCGGTTACGCCGAATACCAATACCTGGCGCCCGATTCGATGGTGTTGCCGGTGCCGGCCGGCTTGGATCCCGCGGTGGCCTCCCTGTTCAATCCGCTGGGAGCCGGAATACGCTGGGGTGCAACGCTTCCGGGCACCGGTGCCGGTGACGTGGTCGCGGTGCTCGGACCGGGTGTCCGTGGACTGTGCGCCGCCGCGGCGGCCAAGGAAGCCGGCGCGGGATTCGTCATGCTGACCGGGCTGGGGCCCCGTGACGCCGACCGGCTGGCGCTGGCCCCTCAGTTCGGGGTTGACCTCGCCGTCGACGTCGCCGCGGACGACCCCGTGGCCGCGCTGCATGACGCGACGGGTGGGCTGGCCGACGTCGTCGTCGACGTCACCGCCAAGGCGCCGGCGGCGTTCGCACAGGCGATCGCGCTCGCGCGGCCTGCCGGGACGGTCGTGGTCGCCGGCACCAGAGGCCTGGGCGCCGGCGCGCCCGGATTCTCGCCGGACCTGGTGGTGTTCAAGGAGTTGCGCATACTCGGCGCGCTCGGGGTGGACGCCACCGCCTACCGGGCGGCGCTGGCGCTGCTGGCATCGGGTCGCTACCCGTTCGAGAGCCTGCCGCGACGCTGCGTGCGCCTCGACGATGCCGAGGAGTTGCTCGCCACCATGGCCGGCGAGCGTGCCGGTTTGCCGCCCGTGCACGGAGTACTCACGCCATGA
- a CDS encoding carboxylesterase/lipase family protein, with amino-acid sequence MAIDDCVVETSYGPVRGTGDVRAKTWKGVRYAAPPLRDLRFRAPQPPQRWTEVADATSFGPACPQPVVPNMPLDLGAPQGEDCLRLNIWAPAGVEPGDGKPVMVWLHGGAYLLGSGSQPLYDGRRLAASGDVVVVTINYRLGVLGFLDLSSLGSARRGFDSNIGLRDVLAALQWIRDNIAGFGGDPGNVTLFGESAGAGIVTTLLAVPAAAGLFGRAIAQSSPATSVYDRDRARRAAMCVLGKLGIGTSEVDRLVDVPIAAIITASKEVFDEVPVRNPGTLAFVPIVDGDLLDDYPVKVAQEGRSEPVPLIIGTNKHEAALFRLMRSPLMPITPHAITSMFTQIAAEQPDLQLPTEEQIGLAYSRIRRKARPLSIATDVGFRMPSVWLADGHRKVAPVYLYRFDYSTPLLKLLLVNAAHATELPYVWGNLGGPHDPTLRLGGVRTAKAVSERVRTRWVNFARHGKPAGEPDWPSYDDADRACLVINRTDSVARDLDGHLRAAWGGEVVGFR; translated from the coding sequence ATGGCGATCGACGATTGTGTGGTCGAAACCAGCTACGGCCCGGTCCGGGGCACCGGCGACGTGCGGGCCAAGACCTGGAAGGGCGTGCGATATGCCGCGCCGCCGCTGCGTGACCTGCGCTTCCGGGCGCCACAACCGCCCCAGCGATGGACCGAGGTGGCCGACGCCACCAGCTTCGGCCCGGCCTGCCCGCAGCCGGTGGTCCCGAACATGCCACTGGATCTGGGAGCGCCCCAGGGCGAGGACTGTCTGCGACTGAACATCTGGGCCCCGGCCGGCGTCGAGCCCGGCGACGGGAAGCCCGTGATGGTATGGCTGCACGGCGGCGCCTACCTGCTCGGGTCGGGCAGCCAGCCCCTCTACGACGGCCGGCGCCTGGCCGCCAGCGGCGACGTGGTGGTGGTGACCATCAACTACCGGCTCGGAGTGCTGGGTTTTCTCGACCTGTCGTCGTTGGGTAGCGCGCGGCGCGGTTTCGACTCCAATATCGGGCTGCGCGACGTGCTGGCCGCGTTGCAGTGGATCCGCGACAACATCGCGGGGTTCGGCGGTGATCCCGGCAACGTCACGCTGTTCGGCGAATCCGCGGGAGCGGGGATCGTCACGACGCTGCTGGCCGTCCCGGCGGCGGCCGGGCTGTTCGGGCGCGCGATCGCCCAAAGTTCTCCGGCCACCTCGGTATACGACCGCGACAGGGCCCGGCGGGCGGCGATGTGCGTTCTCGGCAAGCTGGGAATCGGCACCTCCGAGGTGGACCGGCTGGTCGATGTCCCGATCGCCGCGATCATCACCGCGTCGAAAGAAGTGTTCGACGAAGTGCCCGTCCGCAACCCCGGCACCCTGGCGTTCGTCCCGATCGTCGACGGCGACCTGTTGGACGACTACCCGGTCAAAGTGGCGCAGGAGGGCCGCTCTGAACCCGTGCCGTTGATCATCGGCACCAACAAGCACGAGGCGGCGCTGTTCCGGTTGATGCGCTCGCCGCTGATGCCGATCACTCCGCACGCGATAACGTCGATGTTCACCCAGATCGCCGCCGAACAGCCCGACCTGCAATTGCCTACCGAAGAGCAGATCGGGCTGGCCTACTCGCGCATCCGGCGCAAGGCGCGGCCGCTGAGCATCGCCACCGATGTCGGGTTCCGGATGCCCTCGGTGTGGCTGGCCGACGGACACCGCAAGGTGGCGCCGGTATACCTTTACCGCTTCGACTATTCGACGCCGTTGCTCAAGCTGCTACTGGTCAACGCCGCACACGCTACCGAATTGCCTTATGTCTGGGGCAATCTCGGGGGACCCCACGACCCGACGCTGCGACTGGGCGGGGTCAGGACCGCCAAGGCGGTTTCGGAAAGAGTGCGGACCCGATGGGTCAACTTCGCCAGGCACGGTAAGCCGGCGGGCGAGCCGGACTGGCCGTCGTACGACGACGCCGACCGGGCCTGCCTGGTCATCAACAGAACCGACAGCGTTGCGCGCGATCTCGACGGCCACCTCCGAGCTGCCTGGGGCGGCGAGGTCGTGGGCTTCCGCTAG
- a CDS encoding AI-2E family transporter — protein sequence MNTEFTLTQKRALAILTMVALLFGAYFLRDYFVLIVVAAVGAYLFTPLFTWFNKRLSTGLSATCTVLTALASVFIPVALLVALAVVQVARMVDNVAEWFNTTDPSELGDKVLRLVNDLLARVPFLHVTVTPEMLRNAMISAARTVGTWLLHVLQGAAGSLAGAVTSAIVFLYVFVALLLNRDKLRTLIGQLNPLGEEVTDLYLRKMGSMVRGTVNGQFVIALCQGVAGAASIYLAGFHHGFFIFAIVLTALSIIPLGGGIVTIPFGIGMIFYGNIAGGVFVVLWHLLVVTNIDNFLRPILVPRDARLNSALMLLSVFAGIGMFGPWGIIIGPVLMILIVTTIDVYLAVYKGVELKEHHDPPGRRKWLPRRTGDTPAGAATDSAAQ from the coding sequence ATGAACACGGAATTCACGCTCACCCAGAAGCGCGCGCTGGCAATCCTGACGATGGTCGCCCTGCTGTTCGGCGCCTACTTCCTGCGCGACTATTTCGTGCTCATCGTGGTGGCCGCGGTCGGCGCCTATCTGTTCACGCCACTGTTCACCTGGTTCAACAAGCGGCTGAGCACGGGCTTGTCGGCCACGTGCACGGTGTTGACGGCATTGGCCAGCGTTTTCATTCCGGTCGCGCTGTTAGTGGCGCTGGCCGTAGTCCAGGTCGCCCGGATGGTCGACAACGTGGCCGAGTGGTTCAACACGACCGATCCCAGCGAGCTCGGCGACAAGGTATTACGCCTGGTCAACGACCTGCTGGCCAGGGTGCCGTTCCTGCATGTGACCGTGACTCCCGAGATGTTGCGAAACGCGATGATCTCGGCGGCCCGCACCGTTGGCACCTGGCTGCTGCATGTCCTGCAGGGCGCGGCCGGAAGCCTCGCCGGCGCGGTCACGTCGGCCATCGTCTTTCTGTATGTTTTCGTGGCCCTGCTGCTGAACCGGGACAAGTTAAGGACGCTGATCGGCCAGCTCAACCCGCTGGGCGAGGAAGTTACCGATTTGTACCTGCGAAAGATGGGCTCGATGGTGCGTGGCACCGTCAACGGCCAGTTCGTCATCGCCCTGTGCCAAGGCGTGGCCGGCGCCGCGTCCATCTACCTCGCCGGATTTCACCACGGGTTCTTCATCTTCGCGATCGTGTTGACCGCGCTGTCGATCATTCCGCTGGGCGGCGGGATCGTGACGATCCCGTTCGGCATCGGGATGATCTTCTACGGCAACATCGCCGGCGGCGTGTTCGTGGTGCTGTGGCATCTGCTGGTGGTCACCAACATCGACAACTTCTTACGTCCGATCCTGGTTCCGCGCGACGCCCGGCTGAACTCCGCACTCATGTTGCTCTCGGTGTTTGCCGGCATCGGCATGTTCGGCCCGTGGGGCATCATCATCGGTCCGGTGCTGATGATCCTCATCGTCACCACCATCGACGTCTACCTGGCGGTGTACAAGGGGGTCGAACTCAAGGAACACCACGACCCGCCCGGCCGTCGCAAGTGGCTCCCGCGGCGAACCGGGGACACCCCGGCAGGCGCGGCTACCGACTCAGCCGCTCAGTGA